Within Wyeomyia smithii strain HCP4-BCI-WySm-NY-G18 chromosome 2, ASM2978416v1, whole genome shotgun sequence, the genomic segment cagagtccggacatactttcctggcaaaatcaaatatccacctacttgaagactcctcgctttcgttgaccgttacgcgattccgcattcttcgggctgtgttccaaagagtgctcatcgatgtctccctcgacgtctcgttcacgaaccgacgccaatatccacgtttctttgctttagccaagcttttaagcttggtatcaagctccgaataccgtaaatagtcgccaggtatacctcccgtctggtaggccttaaacgcgtcggatctttgcgtgtagacatcggagcactcttggtcccaccacggagtgggaggccgttctttgatcgttacgccgggatatttcttcgtttgggcttgcaacgcggcgtcgagaatcaagcccgcgaggaggttgtattcttcaagtggtgaatgatgttgaatcgactcgaccgcttttgaaatcatttcctcgtataacttccaatcgacatttcgtgtgaggtcatacggaatgtcaattggtcgcatgcgagttgaaccgttattaattgaaataagaataggcagatggtcgctaccgtgaggatcgaggattaccttccatgtgcaatccaaccgtagcgacgtcgaacataaggatagatccaaagcgcttgggcgcgctggaggtttcgggatacgtgtcatttcaccgttgtttaaaatagtcatgtcgaagtcatcgcaaaggttatagattaaagaggagcggttatcattgtatggggaaccccaagccacgccatgagagttgaagtctcccaaaatcaaacgtggcgagggaagaagttctattaaatcaaagagcagccgttgcccaacctgtgctctggggggaatatatattgaggcaatacaaagctctttaccttgtattgtcatttgacatgcgacaacttcgatgcctggaatcgaggggaggttaatacgatagaaagaatagcactttttaatccctaaaagtactcctccatatggggtgtctcgatcaaggcgaataatattaaaatcatggaagttgagatcaatatttgaagtgagccaagtttcacaaagggaaaatgcatcgcatttgtttttatttatcaaaactttaaacgaatcaatttttggtaaaatacttctacaattccactgtaagacagagatagaatccttcagattgggagatgaattaggcatcgaaggatacaatcgctgcaaggagaggccattgggcagtcaactgcttcaaaaatgatctaactgttgggaggaatgctgtaagaaaaattttaattggatcgggtacattgaaagtttcaaaaatccagtccacaatgtcagaaaatttcactaatccagagtttgtttcatcaactgggagtgtaaaaggagcaactggggttttagatgttcctggcagtgctgggagctccttctgggactttaaatttgccagcccaggaggagtttgcttcggtttttccgcagcactgtttggtttgtttgtaactttcatttcactttgagaaatcttaggaccttttctgggaagtttaggagaggaaatttttttcctctttctagactccccaggattggcgtaagatgctcccgctggtgaatcgtcagaatcggtttcatcagaggacaacagatcgaaggggttcgaagtaacgggagaagtggtaacggtcttcttcagcatgtcagcgtaggaacgctttgaacgctctttgagagaccgttttattttatccctgcgctgcatgtacaccgcacatgtcgagagctcatgcagattttctccgcagtgaatacacttttcagcgttaacactgcaagaatcttccgcatgagactccccacacttgccacaacgtgccttattgcagcagtaggcggctgtatggcctaactgcttgcaattcaggcagttcatggcGCGGGGCACGTAgggcctcacagggagacgaacccggtggatcgagacgtggcttggtagtgcagacccggcgaacgtaacttgaaacgagtctgacggagtgtatactgttttgccaccgatgatcgatgctgaccgcaattgcttgcagtcgagcacctttacttcgggacacgttttgttcttaaagcaccctttggcactttgcagtatacactcgacggacagactcgaatcggttatgacaccgtcgatctccacgtctcgtgcgggtatgtaaacgcgatactcgcgtgtgaagagctcagagcaagctatatcgttggcctccttcaggttaccgaccacgacacggagcttgttaggccggaccttggaaatttcggtcacgcccttgtactccttcgtcaggtctttagaaatctgcaagaggttcaactttttcgatttcggtcctgcctttggccgaaaataaacagtatagctgccctgggctccgtctgggtaaagcctggggcgaggggggactgaagaatgaacaggggagggggtaacagaagggtcagggtcagaggggttcggggatggtggtgcgggaggcgagggatctacatccatcgcgctgagtctagcgcactagcgctgacaagaacacgtacctttttatttctcccttccagtaaggttggttgtccgatcgttcgaagtagcagccgttacagccagcagcaccaatacagcagcaccaaacagccaccagcagcgagccaggtgtgagatcactccacacagcgatacaactcgctgacactgatggcttcttctttttcctcgtttgtgtctcgtccactgctgtagcacaatccagccagcagccaaatcggcttacgcaccagctggcagtcacgatgcgaaacagttgcacaaaggcacgaccttgaacccggatttatttcacttgaccaggcaaacaatgccaacacttgttcacacgtcttttgttttatactctatcggaccgatcaccaaacacgtccagtactgatgcgtgttcggcacagaatgaccgAAAAACCTTATACACCCTagattttttaatgtaaatttttgagcactctttgtcccaccaaggAGTAGGAGTTCGTCTTTTAGTTGAAACGCCAAGATATTGTTTCTTTTGGGCTAGTATTGCGGAATTCAAAATTAAACCCGCAAataaatcatatttttgaagtagcGGAAGGTGTTGTACTGCCTCTAGAGCttctgtaatttttgttttataaattttccaattaatatttaatgtaaggtcatacggaatgtcaactgatggagtaatttttggccctttgttaattgaaaataaaattggtaaatgatcactaccatgaGGATCGCAAACAACCTTCCAGGTGCAATCTAATCGCAATGACGTTGAACATAATGATAAATCTAATGCGCTTGGACGAGTCGGTGGTTTCGTAACACGTGTCATGTCTCCATTGTTTAAAACAGTCATATTGAAATTGTCACAAAGATTATATATCAAGGTGGAGCGATTATCGTTGTAAGATGAACCCCAAGCTACACCATGTGAGTTAAAATCTCGCAATATTAAACGCGGTGAGGGTAGAAGTTCAAAAATGTCAGAGAGCATTCGTTGTCCGATTAGTGCTTTAGGAGGGATATATACAGAAGCAATGCAGAGATCTTTGTCATGTATTTTAATTTGACAAGCTACAGACTCGATGCCTTGAATCGAAGGTaagttaattttataaaaagaataacatttttttatccCTGAAAGTACACCTCCATAAGGAGCATCTCGGTCTAATCGTATGATATTGTGATTATAGAAATTGAGATTGATATCTGAAGTGagccatgtttcacaaatagaaaacacatcacatttcaaattattaatcATAGCTTTAAACGAATCTAGTTTTGGTATGATACTCCTGCAATTCCATTGTAAAACATGTATAAAATCATTAGTTTCGGACGATAAGTTAGTCATCGAAGGATATTAAtgttgaaatgaggggccattgAAAGGTAAgctgctttaaaaatgttttgaaaacagggagtagtgaaagaataatttttttaagagGGTTCGGTATGTTTAATGATTCAAGGATCCAATTTATTACAGTAGAAAATTTCAGAATTCCTGATTTTGTTTGATTAACTGAAGGTGTGAATGAGTTATTACAGTTTTTGGGTGATAGTGGTGGGAATTCTTGTGTTGAATTTAGGTTTAAAATTTTAGGAGgagtttgattcaaattttcaacatcATGATTGAATTTGGGaatattaacttttttattaagTGTTATTTAAGGACCTTTGTTGGGAAGTTTCGaaggaaaaagattttttctttttctagacCCACCAGGATTAGAAAAAGAAGGACCAGCAAGAGGAATGTCACAGTCTGTCTCATTAGAGGAcaataaatcataaatatttGAAGAAATGAGAGTACTTGCTTCGGATTTTTTGAGGAGATAAGAATAATTACGTTTAGAGTGGTCTTTAAGAGAccgtttcattttatttttatgatgaaTGTATAATGAACATTTAGTTAGTTCATGTTGATTTTCACCACAATAAAAACAATTATTATTCTCTTGATTGCAAGATTCATCAAGATGATTCCCCCCACATTTGCCGCGTCGGcttttattgcaacagtaggcaGAAGTATGGCCTAGCTGTTTGCAATTGATGCAGTTCATGACTCGTggaatatataggcgaataggAACGAGGACATTGTGAATGGAGATGTGAGATGGTaaagcagatccggcaaaagTGACACGGAATGAATCTGAAGGGGAATATATTTTCTTTCCTTCTACAAAGGATACGGATCTCAATTGTTGACAATCGAGAATTTTAACCGATGGAATTGAAGAGTTTTTGAAATACCCAAGTCCGTCTTTTAAAAGACATTCACTCGATAAGCTGGAATCGGTTACAACACCGTCAATTTCTACATCTCGTGCGGGAACATGAACATGATATTCCCtggtaaaaaattctgatgtAGCAATTTTGATAGCTTGAATAAGGTCCGTAGCCACAACTCTCAACTTGTTGGGCCTGACCTTAGAAATTTCAGTGATGGACCTGAAATGAGACTCTAAGTCCTTGGATATCTGACAAATGTTTAAGGGCTTTGATTTAGGCCCTATTTTAGGTCGGAAATAAATAATGAATGAACCAGTCGATCCGTCTGGATAAAGTTTAACGCGCGGGGGAATTGAGGCAACAGAGAATAGAGGGTCAGGAGGTTTTGGAGTGGCGGGAACAGGATCGTTCAAATTTTTCTCATCCACTTCCATTGTGTGTAATGCACACTATGGCAGGGCAACAAAATAGGGAAATAGattataaataaatgaattaagTCTAATACTTAGCTGTTATAAAGTTACAAAATTCATGATTTCTATATAGCTTGTTTAACTTGAGTTGTTCCTAATCTCTTGTAATCATCAAACCCCTGGAGAACTTTGAACAGGGTATTCTGAAGAGCTGTGAAACTTGAATTGTTCAGGATTACTTGAAATATTCAAACTCCTCAAAAACTCTGGTCACGGTATCCTGCAGAACTGCAAATCCTGTTATTTCCAATATTGAATAATACTTTAGATCTGAAATTATAAGAAAATTTAATGACGGTAGCAGCTGTAAATAAATGCGACACTTCCCAAGCGAAGGTTGCTGAGCTTATGaatatttcacttttttatcgataaaaaaaaCCACCCCTATATTAAAGGTGATACACTTTTGACTTTGACAGACAGCCAAGGGGATGTTGAATGAATGAAGAGTCTTCCCGACAAAAGTGATAAGTATATGGAACTTTTGCTGGGCGTCTGCatcggggctttatttttaaatagagcCCCGATATGTGTAGAGTTTAGATAGGGCTTCCATCCCCTTGTTAGACGCCCTTACATACCACTGCTGCCAACTTAAAAAAAGGGTCGTAAAAAAGCACCCtttgcaaattttcataatGAACTAATATTCAACAGTAAAAAATAGAAGAGGTAAATATACCTTCAGACTTCAAGATTTTATTCCGATCAGACATCGAACAGGATTTTGCGactattattttttataactgtATGGTGGAGTTTTTAATAATTGAAATAACGTTatcaacaaaagaaaaaaatgcacttggatgagaaaatcaaatatgaacCCAACTTGCATATTATTTGTACATGAAACCGAGAAAGAGCTTAATTTACCTTCAAAATTACATGTCTAATCTATTAGCAGCTAATTATTTAGCTAAAATTTACTATTTACACGAGAATTTGTAAGTCCTAATCAAAAGATTTTGTTTTTCTAATAAACAACCACATCGGGCAGTTCCGGTTCAGTATAAGCAAACTTCTAAGTAATTAATAAAAGCGAACTTTATTGTGACTGTAGCTGCACCATTCTGCGACTTCCTTTGTTTGCCAAACGCAATGCCAACGCTGCAGAAAAACGACCTTTTCACCTGCCTAATGCAACATTTGTTACTGGCATTTCGTTTAAATTAAAGCTTTGATCCCTTACAAACTACTCTGCATAAGACTAACGAATCCTTTGTGAGAGTCGCTTGCAGTTGTCGTGCTAGCTTACTAAAATTACCCAGCTTTCACAAACAACCAATTTGAAGAAGATGATGCTTACGTTGAATGCAGCTTGCATTTGCCTCCCCAGCTCTACCCCCGCAGAAATGAGCTTTTAATTTGCAATATATTATTCTACTGGAATTTTTAGTTCTGATGATGCCCCAACAATATTGTTTATCACATTCGTAGCGCCAAAAATCCCGCTCTAGTATAGAAAAGCCAGCACAGCCTGGCCTCGGTGGACGACTTTTTAATTCCTACGAAAGCACTGAATGTATGTGCCAAAGGCGAAGGGCACAGAAAGCACCGATAAAGTAATTATACTCTCGTTAAGCCCTAAAAAAGCACGTTCTTGTGCTCTACTATTCTATGCCAAAGCACTAGAAAAAATGAACCTTCACTTCGTTTACTTCCGACGTTCGTTGCCCCGTTTTAGTGGATActggtatttttttgtttttgatcgtcAGAATACTCGAGTACATTGTATCAGTGCCTGCATGTTCCCCCTGACTTTCTAGCCAGCATGTGCAACAGTTTCCTAGATTTAATGAAATGTGGAACCGACCACAGTTGAGGGGAACAAATATAAAGCAGAAAGAATCACAGCCGAGTTAAGTAAAACAAGTTGTGCACCACAAGAGTAGaagcacacaaaaaaaaatcactggaTGGTACATTTTCGTTATCGTCATCTGTTTCCACTCAACTGTACTAACGAACGAAGCTCGATCCATTTCCTTATCCTCCTGTAAGCTTATGAAATAAAGATAGATTCACTTGTTCAACCCAGCCATCTATAGCAACGTGAAATTTGCTAGCTTTCGGGTGAAAAGTTATTTAttcttctctctctttctacAAGCATTGTTCAGTTTTCATTGACAGTCTCCTTTTCTTTCGAATCTTTGAACTACTTCGATGAGATGTGCTTAGCTTGAAGTTGTTTTACTTGCTTTTATTGTCGGTTGCATTTTGTCtaaatttcgtttcgtttttccttttttcatttaGAATCTGTCGAGAGTCAATAGTAGGGTTACCATTTcgtcggagttaaaaatcaggaaaCTTTTTTCCAGCAAAAGTTTGAtctaagctatttttatttttgaagtatcaataaataaaactcgtaatttgagatttgcacttcaaaatacgccaaaagACTCACATTTAACGTATTTCTCGAACGattcaattttgcaactttgattttttaggcgttagtagatacctttaaaaataaaacactagtaaactgtttgaaataaacataacaattgtcaaaaaacgtttaacgGTTTCAACGAGTAGACAAATTCTCTCGTCAATATTTAACCAgaggaaaattcaagatttaaCCAGAGAAAAATTCGCAATAAGTTCATTTCTTCCCGGAGTCAAGATGACAGTACTGAACAgttcccttactaacacgcagggaatcctgagtaagaatccctaggataccgattaacacggtgacggaatcgtaagaggaatcgcaaacacgatccggaggattcccactcacgattcttattcaagaatcctagagccgtATACGGGGCATTCCTggggattcttttttcagaaatccttttcaaggacgctcacgaatccaatgtgaggaatactagagaatctatgcgaatcgtatgtgttcgtccgggtttgcttcctttttgaatatccggcatcatccaggaaaatcaggacaaatgctaaaatatgaagaataattcaggacgctccaaatggATCTCAatatcaggacatgtcctgctaaatcaggacggatggtatccccaGTCAATagtcaataataaaaaaaattaaaaagaaatattttgatTATGTTCACCCCAGCAGCAAGTTTATTAGTTTCTTGTTAATAAAACACACGTTGCCATTTATTGGTTCAATTATCacttgtttttgaaattatcttgcttctgaaaatattataAACGTCAAAAAAGGATAGAGAACAAGCAAAGAATTTTTACTTACCCAAAAATGAATAGTACCATTTTTCTGTGTATACACAGAATATCGAACCGTTTCTGTTATTTTATCAAATGTAAACATTGCATACAGTTTATAACAGTTATATTATTGTTTGGTAACATTCGTGATATAAATTCAGTTATTTGGTTTCATAATGTCCAAAACATACAAATTTCTCATTACGAGTCTAGAATAGTAATGGTTTATGGAAAATAAAAGCATAGTTTTGGAGTAGGCGGTGTGGTCTTCTGACTTTGACTTTGAACAATCTTGGTAtcattaacaaaaaataaattttaattttaattcgatTTACTTTCTATTTCAAAATTATGTTAGATTAAAATGCTCCAGCTCAACTGGATCCGGAAAGCTATTTTACAACATAGTTCTCTTTTGAAAAGTTTCTGAACGTTGATTGTTgtacatttgaagaaaaatatcgTAGAGTGTAGTGGAAAACTTTGTCTATATTTGACTTTAACTTATCTATTAACGTCTGAACTCATCCTGAGTCTAAAAACTATTCTAAAGTAAAAACTGTATTTATCGCAAGCTCTTCTCACATACTGTTCTTAATAAGTTTTGAAGAAATGACTTTTCgaaaactgataaaaaaaatccaaaataataaaaaaccagTGTAAAGTTgaacttttttatttcgttttagATTTCCGAATGATACACTGGATAACTCCCAGCCAGAGTTGCCGTtttgaaatctctgttttgaCGAAAAAAATCTGTGGAAATCTGttaccagcgaaaaaaaatcagtgatCATATCTGGAGTATGattaattgtttaaaaaaaagaaacgagattgattgaaatgctttatataaacattaaattttcctCCACTCGATTGAATTAACTATTTAGCTTTTAAAATTGCATTGGAACAGTCAACTTGTTCCTCAACTAAGTGTTTTTCAGGTTGGTATTGAGACCAGATAAGTTGCGCATCAGAGAAAGTGGTCATGATTTAGTCAGTAGAAAGTCATCCATACGTTGGATACGGTAACCCGATCAGAAAGTCAAAACAAAAGTGTAACAGAAACTGTAAGTTTGTTACGAGTAAAACATCTCAGGttgtgttttaaatttgatcccgtgaggtgttaaaataacagaaattataacaataatgattctactagtatcaaacccatatcaaaatttgttacctacgtatcagctttctaacaaaatatgaTAGCATATAGAACACCATAATAACATTTGTTGTTGGAAACAGCAAGTTTTGATAGAAACGAAAAATCCgctagacttgtttcagaacaccttcatttcagaatttgttgttataactcattcagattctatTCAGTTATCAAAAGCATactggaaaatacaaaatcgtatcaaaatatgttacttGTATCTTTTGTTGATAgacttttgtaatttttcagcTATGCTCTTCTGTTCGGGAAACGTCAAAATATCGTTAATTAAATCATAATGAGGTGATTCAATCAGTTCACCTCTTTGCACACTTCATTGAGATAACTAAGCAGCATAATAGCGCGAAAAACTAGCATTCCTAGATGGAATCGATAAAAAGGCAAATGTCGGAATTGTAAACGAATTCGAAATTTGCGAAAGGAATGATTCCGGATAGTCGAAGTATTTTCTACGGATGATTTTTCGAGCTTCCGGAAAATCGTACCTTCGAATTAATGAGTTTAACCTGTAGAATGTAGGTAAtttgttattttcaacatttatgggaaaaatctgtgaaaatctgtgattttccaaaaatatcTGTCATCTGTGATCACAGATTCTGTGatatgaaaaatggaaaaaatctgtgattttacagaaaaatctgtgaaaatggCAACTCTGCTCCCAGCTGgtcccgaggtacgatgctagtctAACAACCCAACAAACATTGTTGTTGGATAACGGCTTGTTAGGCtatagttcagccgaaatccactgaataatagcttactgagctgtaaatcaacaaaattgtttgttaggaagccagttgtcgtagtttcgagtctcggctagggagagactgttagtgtcagtaggatcgtggcgctagccccgcaattgtcctgtacactaaacagttggcgaAGCCTGTGtaaaaggtcgagttccgaatcggaatgaagCACCAAGGCTTTTTTTTACTTTGCTTTACACAAGAATATCATAATAAGTGAACATCTTTGTTCTAGCCAATGTTGTTTCAATTTTAGTTAAGTTTATTTCACTTTGAGTTTTCACCACTTCTGCATTAAAATCGAAGTCTTTTGTCATAAATTCTATATTTCAtaaagttttataaagttctcAAATAATCATTCCTTCACTTTGACAGTACACgcatcaaagaggacaattttgcCTTAAATTTGGAATATTTTGTAGTGCTGTTGGAACGTACTTATACGACATGACATTTgtgaaacgtcaaaaaattattcaacatATGCTAATACgcaacccgcataatcaataaccataaaacgtgtcTAACAacgtatcgttaaaccatatggatgttttatggtttttgattatgcgggagTCAATCTTTGAAAACAAAGTACTTTAACAAAGCATTTGAGTCCGACAAAAAACTTCTAATTGACTGAAAAACGATTAGTTTCAGGTTGCTCCCCGTAGCAAGCTTttaactagggtttgcaatcccgggaacgatttcccagGAAATATCCTTCCCccgattcccggatcccgggaacagaaatattgattcccgggattcgCGCGAGTATCGCGAAAATTTCTGTAAGATTCATTATAGAATAGGTTTGctaccgctcaagtaaacagtaaatatttactatagtgtaaaaatattttgcccaaaaaatccgtaccgaatatagcaaatattttccgcgtccaatgcctgtctaacactcagttttctcttctacaaactgaaagaattggacaccagttttcaattaagtgtagcaaaagctgtaatcggtgattCGAAAGTATTCTAAAATTCGGACATCAGCGGTGCTTCAGCAGATtttagcaaagttttacagaaggaaataacatttttgagcttACCGGAAAATtatcagcggatctgaagcgattgtttaacgacatgaagacccttaattctcctcttctgcaaatatgcatttcaaacaattttttgttaccttttagtgatgaacttcatttaaaatctcattttgctaaaaaaaattgtccgttcccgtttcccgggaattcccgggaaatgcgatttttcattcccgtttcccgggaaatcgattcccgggaatattgaaAACCCTACTTTTGACTAAGATATTAGCCTAACAAGCCATTCGAATTCAGGTTTGAGGATCATTTTCAGTATTTATCATTATACTATTTTTTTCACACGAAATAACTTAATGATTTATTCATGATTTTattcaaatcttgttttctTTCAATAACAAGCAGTAACGTCCATTTCAATTTTCCATCCCTGCTATTACATAGCGAACCATCGAGCTACCCCCTTGCGTGAAGCAACACGGTATGTAAccccccaagtatgatgacagttctacaaggtatgctacatttttgtctatccacgcacacaaacaaatctcgttatgaaaaatttcgcgtttggaaatttctcgtttcatgttgttttatatctgatttttttggttggagagtgaatctccagttgaaacacactagaaatttatattaatttagatttagtgtgaaaaattgtgacaatatgtcgaaataaattatataaaaatactatatttctaatagttggagcataatcttagtcattgtcatagctcatgacttttgttactgtatgaaacataagcgactctatttagaagcgctattagagtacaa encodes:
- the LOC129725708 gene encoding uncharacterized protein LOC129725708, with amino-acid sequence MTNLSSETNDFIHVLQWNCRSIIPKLDSFKAMINNLKCDVFSICETWLTSDINLNFYNHNIIRLDRDAPYGGVLSGIKKCYSFYKINLPSIQGIESVACQIKIHDKDLCIASVYIPPKALIGQRMLSDIFELLPSPRLILRDFNSHGVAWGSSYNDNRSTLIYNLCDNFNMTVLNNGDMTRVTKPPTRPSALDLSLCSTSLRLDCTWKVVCDPHGSDHLPILFSINKGPKITPSVDIPYDLTLNINWKIYKTKITEALEAVQHLPLLQKYDLFAGLILNSAILAQKKQYLGVSTKRRTPTPWWDKECSKIYIKKSRVYKVFRKKEKNRRLCTIYKARIHVQKLDQSQKT